The sequence CGACCCTCGCGGCGTGGATGCGCATGGTGGCGATGAAGCGCTCCCGCTGGCGGGAGACGTACTCGGGATCGGTGTTCGCGTAGATCTCCTCGCCGAGATAGCGGGTCAGCGCGGGCGATCCCTCTTCCAGGATCAGGCTGATCTCTTGTGACGGCATCGGAGCGCCGCCGACTGCAAAGGGCTGGCTCACGGCTATTCCCTCCCCCGGACTTAGTAGGAGCGGATTCCAATCCGCGGTGACGGAGTCAGTATAGTACCGCGCCGGGAAAGTGTCAATGACGGGGGAAAGACGCGGGGAGGAGGGATGCGGAGACGTACGTCATGCTGAGCTCGACTCAGCATCCAGAACCGGATGGACCCTGAATCAAGTTCAGGGTGACGAGTCTGCTGTCCCCCTTGTCAAGGGGGACCGGCCTCCGGGCCGAGGGGGTTCTGCTTCCCGCGCCCTCCCGGAACCTCCCCCGGCCCCTCCTTGATAAGGAGGGGAGCTTTGCGGCCCGCCGTTCCGAGGAATGGCGGGTTTGCGCGCGCGGTGGTATAATCCCCGTGATGAGCAAGCCCACCCAGCATGTCCCGCGGCTCGTCTTCTGGGAGACGACGACCGCCTGCAACCTGAAGTGCGTCCACTGCCGCGCGTGCCCGGTCGAGGAGCGCTCGCCGGACGACCTCACGCTCGGCGAGGCGAAGACGCTCGTGGATCAGATCGCGTCGGTCGCCAAGCCGGTGCTGGTGCTGAGCGGGGGAGAGCCGCTCGTGCGGCCTGACATCTTCGAGATCGCCTCCTACGCCGACGAGAGAGGGCTGAGGGTCGCCCTCGCCACCAACGGCACACTCGTGACCCCCCAGATCGCGCGCAGG is a genomic window of Armatimonadota bacterium containing:
- a CDS encoding radical SAM protein, translated to MSKPTQHVPRLVFWETTTACNLKCVHCRACPVEERSPDDLTLGEAKTLVDQIASVAKPVLVLSGGEPLVRPDIFEIASYADERGLRVALATNGTLVTPQIARRIRESGVQRVSVSIDGARAGSHDSFRRLPGAFDCAWEGV